From the genome of Mauremys reevesii isolate NIE-2019 linkage group 24, ASM1616193v1, whole genome shotgun sequence:
TaacttttttacgctcacgacgtggcactggctcggatagttctatgccaagcctcctcctaaATTCCTCAAACCCATCATCCTCGGAgccctcttcaacaatttgtattggTGTTGAGCAAAAACATGGTGGGcccggttcatcttcgctgcttgatgcaacgctgtccaggggctctgggtcctctagaaaggcatcgtcgagctgctaaaaattttcaaaaaaagaagaaacagtGTAAGTACTCCAGCTGCTTGGttggttttctttaatttttacacAAACCCCGGTTCCTAGCCTCGTTACCCCCACCACCGCCGCCGCcgtttcttaatcattcatttacctgagcgcctTCTTTTCCGTTTGCCTTGTCCACCGGTGACTCTCCCAAGTGGCAATCTgagggggtggacaaagagagaccATCAGGCTCCTCGGGGTGTCTCACGAGGGTTTTGGGGTCGGGGTCCGGCGTATCCAAcaacggctgggccaaagggctccccaaagtcacaccctcctcctcagaactgtCGCTGATGTAACGTCTTTTCCGTGGAcggtcaaagaccctcggggctaaaacaaagtccgaagttctgacgggggtggtgaaggagtccatgtttcctctcggcAGCCTTTCCACGCTTTTCTAAAACACGTGTGCTTGGTAAGAAATGGCCTCCTctgtccggcgctgggacttatggggtaatggtgctgcactcggATTGGcggagggccttgggaggagctcttagaggggtcaccccgattggtcaaaatctcctctcggggtggtcctgtCGGGACAAAacgcctcctgattggtagagggtggtgggaggagttcttagaggggtcacacgacccacttccggcccgctcaccccaacccagaagtcaccctcattgggcaaaatttcctctcggggtggtccttccgggacgaaacccctcctgattggtagaggggggtgggaggagttcttagaggggtcacatgacacacctcgcttccggtcatgtggccacccccggaagtcaccctgattgggcaaatctcttctcggggtggtccttccgggacgaaacccctcctgattggtagaggggggtgggaggcgtGCTTagagggtcacatgacccacttcgCTTCCGGTCACCCGCCCCggaagtcaccctgattgggcaaatctcttctggggggtggtccttccgggacgaaacccctcctgattggtagagggggggtgggaggagttcttagaggggtcacatgacccacctcacttccggtcat
Proteins encoded in this window:
- the LOC120390430 gene encoding uncharacterized protein LOC120390430; this encodes MDSFTTPVRTSDFVLAPRVFDRPRKRRYISDSSEEEGVTLGSPLAQPLLDTPDPDPKTLVRHPEEPDGLSLSTPSDCHLGESPVDKANGKEGAQQLDDAFLEDPEPLDSVASSSEDEPGPPCFCSTPIQIVEEGSEDDGFEEFRRRLGIELSEPVPRRERKKVMRTIVRVAVYAVLKHCLREKLFEDCEGCAIDAPAQRHHDCVTWTSVDINCKLRALCAELCLESLLNTVIAIGYAMQCLYLTQEHLAQGVTLINAVQFSEDPDRVLKKMTKPEDACLQRYIDRLVRTKSYRTLLKKKTICKKSKRLKLENGEEANMRYKTW